AATCTGAAAGACGAAAAGTGTCCGATTTTGAAAGTTGGAGGACGAAGAACGTACAGAAGTTTATTAAGGGACGAAAAATGGATTTTCCAACAAGttggtaaaaaaataattctcTTTTGAataagatgttttagcttTATTGTGAAAATCAAACTTCTTgaaatttgaccaaaattttAAGATAAACATACTAATATCTACTCCCCtatgtttcataatttttgtctcaaatttgctcaaaagtggatgtatttatgactaaaaaacgtttagatacatgtaagatttcgacgagaattatggaacggagggaatacaatATTAGATGGAGtaatagatttttctataaaaacttgatcaaacttgaAGACTCTCGACTTGACTtacaacaaacaaaattagaacatcTTGTTAAAAAGAAAACAGTCGCTAACCTGCGATATCGCGGTAACAATGTGGCGCTTCCAGAGCTCGGTGTCCTCGACATTGTAGCCGATCATGATGAACTGGCCGCCCAAGTGTATGAGCAGGATGGGCGCCCATAACACCTGCAGGTCGCGGCTACCGTGCGGCCGCGCCCAATTAgggtcgccgccgtcggacTCGGATCCCTTGCTTCTGCGGTTGAAGAGCGTGGCGAGGCTGTAGATCGCGAgggcgtcgccgccgaggaACGACAGCCAGATGAAGAATCTGCACCAGGACGGGATGGAGGTCTTGCGCCAGCCGGAGAAGAGCGCGATCAAGTACTGGACGGCGAGGCTGCCCAGCACGAGGACGTGCATCTGCGACTCGTCCCACCATTCCACGGCGCCCCTCGGCACACCCATTTCCATTTCGCTTGGCTAGCTCGATCTCTAGTCTCTGCAGGAATGCCAGCGTATTTTGTGTTTGGGCTATGCAAATCTGAGCTTTGCTAGCCACTCTCCTGTCTCCTCTGCTCTAGCGGATCGAGCAAGTGCGCTAGGCAGCTGGCCTCTGAGAATGCGCGAGTTTTAATCTGGTCCTCGAATATTTTGTAGCAAAGCATCTTTCACATTTTAATGAATCTCGAGGTCGAGATCAGTTAATGCTCCAATACTATAGCCCGTTGTATATTGTTAACGCGACTTAGATCGACGACTAGTAGTAGTTTACTTACTTAGTACATGGTCATGCTGAATATTAGATGTCGACGTTGATCCAGGTTAATTTTCAAGagtgctgcagcctgcagcgCGGCCGGATTGTCAACGGTGCTCCTTTACGCCATTGAATTAAGTGTACGATAAGCTCTTTCTTAACAAAACCTTAACCGGTTGCTTTGGTAGGTCCTGGCCGCATCTTTCGATCATCCTCGCCTGAATCCTCTAACCCTAGCCGCTGACTTCCTCTTCTCCAacttcgccgtcgccggaggaaGCCGTAGGGCAAAGCAAAGCCCGCAGATcggacgggcggcggcaggatcCTCTCCCTCACTGCGGTTTTGGTCACGGTCATGGTGGGATCCTTGCGCGAGGCGTCGCGTCATTCTGGCTGCCAACGTCGCGGCGCGGCTCGTCCTTCCtgcccctccctctcctctcggCCCAGTTGCCAGCGATGGCAGCGCCTGCGCCGCCCTGCGTGCGGGCTGGTCCTCGATCTGCGTCGATTTGAGGTGCGGGGTGGGTgagcggaggtggcggtgtGGTGGGCGtggcatctttttttttttgaaaacttgGCGTGGCATCTCAAGTCTCGATGACATGGTGCACCGGGGTCTCAACGGCGGACACGTAACGATGGAGTGTGCAGGACGATGGCATTGTTTGGTGTCGTGGCGAGGCCGATGGCAGGCCTCTCAAAGTCAATGCTTTGATCCATGTCCTGTAGACGGTCTGCGACGGCTGATGTTGGAACGTGCGCATGCGGTGTGCGCTGATGGTCTGCTTGACCGATCGTGTCCAAATGCGGCTTCCGAATTAGATGTTGTGCGTTCGTGTATGGTCAGGACATGCGCTCCGGTTATGATCACTTTTCATCAAGCCCTATGTTGTTTTAGAATGAAATAAAATTAGCCGAGTCAGTGTTTGCACCTCTACTTTTGATGTGTGCATATGGGTATACTAGATCCTGATGGTGTGCGTTGCCGCACCCGTCAGTTTTGACAGTACGATGATAGGAACAAAACCAAAGAGAAGGATACATATATGATAGTTAAATTTGCATGAAATTCCTTCATTAGTAtcgttcatttgtttgaaccgTCTGCTTTGAAACCCTGTTATGGTGATAGTCCTCCCAGCCGTTAGGTGAAGGAGGACGAAAATTCGATTGGAGAAATCATCAGCCTTGTAGCCCGCTAGGCCATCAGTTGTCCGAGCGACATTTTGTAGCGTTGTCATTATTGAATACATGGGCCTGATGTGTTTCAACTGATTGGTACGTAAAGGTACCAGGTATCATCGTCCGAGATAGCGCATAGTTCCCCCCATAGCGCAACATCCATGATGTTTCCACTAAACAAGGTAACATGAAATAAATAGGTGTATAAAAAATAAGTTGATGGGTTGTTCCGCAATGTAGAGATGATAGCTTACTCGATGTCAGTTATCTGCAAGTTCCTTTTGTCTGACTCCTGGGATTTACTGGGTAACCGGACCTTTAGAAGACCTGAGAATGCAGTGTATTCCAAGTACATCTATACATGTAAATTTGATAATGAGAATGTAGGAAATGTAATTCCGTCAGGATAGTGACGATCAAAGGAAGAAGTGTATCCCACAAATAGAGCATAAGGTACTTGCCTATAAATGAGTCTGTGTGTCGGATAAGGATGGGCAAAATCTGAAAATCACTAAGTGAATAGGTGTAGCGAGGAAAATCAGCAGGCACATTCTGCTGCACCTCGACCTTTGACCTTGGAGTTAACTTGATCATGAATTCCCCTTCAACAGCCTTGTACATGTTCTTTGATTGCTGCACGAAGAAGTCCTTGATGAGGAAAACATTGCCCTCGGTCAGTTGCTCCCTGAACTTGTCTACATGGAGGGCTGCTACCTCACCATACATCTTGTCCCCCTGCTTAGTAGTTCAGCAGTTAGTATGTACAGAAGTTATTACATGGTATGAATAAACAAAATAGGCATGTAATGGTGCAACCTTCTCATCAATGAGAACAATGTCGAGATGCATAAATTCATTCTTGGTGAATTCCCAAACACGGACAACACGTGCACGGACAGTGACACACCGCTTGGAAGGACTAAGATCCGACGGAAGCAAATGGGCCTGGGAATCATATATATTTTAATTTAGTTGAAGTAGGAAGGTGAATGACAAGATGTGAAATGAAAGAATATGTTTGTTTCAAGACTGGAAGCAGAAAGCAAATAAAGTACCTAGAAAAGAACTATGAATAATATTATATACATGAGAGGTAGAAAGAGTGCTGAcatgatatatacatatatctATAACTAAGGTAATGTACATAGGTAATGGTTATTAGTTGTTACTATGTAATAGAAAGGACCTCACGATATACCACATTTGATGTTATATCGTTTGATTCTTCATTATTGTTGTAAAGAAGGATCTTAAGTCCGTTTTTTGAAGTTACTCTTGAAATTGCTACATAGAGTTGACCATGGGTGAACACTGATTTTTGCAAGTAAACTCCCACAGATTCAAGGGTCTGTCCCTGACTCTTGTTAATCGTCATATCATACCATAGGCGTATAGGATATTGTAGCCTTTCAAGAACAAAAAGGAATTTTGATTTCTTTGATGTCAAAGTAATTCTAGGTATGTACGCAGTCTCTCCTATATTAGAACCTGTCATAATAGTAGCCTAACTATTCGACTTGCCAATTGAGTAATGACTAATCTTGTTCCATTACATAGCCCAATGGTCTGATCAATATTCCTAAGCAGCATGATTGGACAACCAACTTTAAGTACTAATCTGTGGTGAGGAAAATTACTTATAACAATGGAATTGAGGAATTCGGTAGGATACAGTTCATTACAGTCTCCAAGCTTGTCATTCATTTTGGAAATAGAATCACAActcaaaaattcaaatgatTTTCCTGGTACCATATCTAGTACACGTAGATTTAGTTCATCAACTGTCTCATTGTTTGGGCACACAATTGCACAGCTTTCCAGATATTGCTGATTAGAAAATTTAGTACTTATATTGTTGTATACAACATTGATGATGGCTAACATTTTGTCATCGCCAGCATGGATAATAAGGTCActtgaaatttttattttatcctCGTTACCCTTGGTGTTATTTCATGTATACTACCATCTCCAACAGCCAAAACCCATTCACTAAATTCTCTTAATTCATGTTGCTGGGCTGGTAGCAAATCAGGATTGGATAACCTCATGTTAATAATTACACTCACATTTCTATCCATGTCGTCTTAATTATCTTGGTTTCTTAATTATTCTGAGATAAATTAATCTAATTTGTAATGTTTGCAGTGGTGATATATATACAGGTCATGGGAAAGCACAAGGATACTAAGATGAATTAGCACGCGACCTTCATTAACTCCTGACGGTGGGTTCATTAGTGGTAGTACATCAACTTCATTTGTCTCACGAATGTCTGTGTATATGATGTATTTAACAATGCTTGTGAGCTATTTTGATTAGAAGCATTACATTGTTCTTGTTCACATATAATTATTGAGTCATGTCTCAAGGTatgagtttttgtttttcttccgCTATCTCTCAGTGTAACTCCATTGTTCTATGTAACAACTGTTTTATGTGCTCACCATGCAAACTGTAAATGTTGGAACCAAACACTAACAAATGTAAATGTCCAAATACTTGGCAAATAATTTGGCTACAGTGAAATGTGTAAATCATTTTGCCAGTTTTTTTGCACACTGGTTGTAATCCAAAGAACTCCACATGTCAATATTTTGTTCATGCTTTTACTGTGGCTTTCACAAAACATAAAGTAACAAGATGCAATCCGCCTTCTACAAACATGACCATATTGACTTGACGCCACTCCAGtggttgcatgcatggctaaacatcctctcaaaaaacaaaaagtaaCAAGACCTGATCAACGGAGCTGTTTGCGGCGCAGAGAAGCGCGCTTCACCATCTAGTACATAGGATGCACGGGCCGTCCAGGGGTAGCTAAACATGCTTGCAAATGATGTGAAATTAAATAGACAATTATATTGCCTTATATGGGACATGAACTCACGACTTTCACGGCCACCATTAAAACGCATAAGGTGTGCAAGATCTGGAGGTGGTGCTAAAAATTCAGGTAAGTGCACCCGACCTGCACAACAACACCGGTTATACACAATACTCCGTTTCAACCAGCTGGAATCTTTCTCCACACGTTTGTTCCACCAGAAAAATGAACCACAGTGCTGGCATCTGAAACAAGGCCCTCCTAGATGTGACCGGCGACGATATGTCGCTGATGAAGCAAGAGGGTAAATTTTTTTAACCTACTTTACTTTATAATGTAGAAGAGGAACGGGTGAGCATCAATTGGGTCATACAAATTTAGTATATTACCTTTGAGGGCATCTGTATACTTTTCGTATAGAGGCAAATGTGGTCGGCCATTGGCATCACACAATGGCCTTGATTGAACTATTTTTGTCTGTTTCTTGAACTTAATGCGGGCATAACGATTTTGTCTTGCATGTTGTGCCGTGTACTTAGGAAAGAAATCAGTATTAAATTCATTGGTCTTTGATCGCTTATACCGTGAGTATTTTGTATTTTCAACACAACCAGAACATGATGTTGAGGATTCCCCTCTTTCTAAAACAGCCCGATTACGTTTCAGCATTTTTACTCTACTGTTCTATATATAAAACGTTGCAtacatgaacaaaaaa
This is a stretch of genomic DNA from Brachypodium distachyon strain Bd21 chromosome 1, Brachypodium_distachyon_v3.0, whole genome shotgun sequence. It encodes these proteins:
- the LOC104583690 gene encoding uncharacterized protein LOC104583690 isoform X2; protein product: MAAGQAHLLPSDLSPSKRCVTVRARVVRVWEFTKNEFMHLDIVLIDEKGDKMYGEVAALHVDKFREQLTEGNVFLIKDFFVQQSKNMYKAVEGEFMIKLTPRSKVEVQQNVPADFPRYTYSLSDFQILPILIRHTDSFIDVLGIHCILRSSKGPVTQ
- the LOC104583690 gene encoding uncharacterized protein LOC104583690 isoform X1 — its product is MVAVKVAHLLPSDLSPSKRCVTVRARVVRVWEFTKNEFMHLDIVLIDEKGDKMYGEVAALHVDKFREQLTEGNVFLIKDFFVQQSKNMYKAVEGEFMIKLTPRSKVEVQQNVPADFPRYTYSLSDFQILPILIRHTDSFIDVLGIHCILRSSKGPVTQ